The following nucleotide sequence is from Synechococcus sp. KORDI-52.
AGCTGCACCGTGCCGCGGCGTGGGCGTTCGAAGCCGGCAATCAAGCGAAGCAGGGTGGTCTTGCCACAGCCGGAGGGGCCAAGCAGGCCCAACAGCTCCCCAGGCGCCACCTCGAGATCCACCCCCTTCAGGGTCCAGCCATCAGACGCATCGCCGTAGCTGTGCCAAACCCCGTTTAAAGCAACTGTTGGCTCCATTGGGAGCAGCTTTTCCACAGATCAGATGAAGCTTGGGAAGCGACCGAGCTTATGAGTGTGACAAATGATCGAAGCCGGTGTGCGGTTTGCACGCCCTGAATCAGATCCCCATCGTTTTTCGCCAGACTCATTCCATGGCAATGTCGCAACGCCATGTCGCGGCAACGGTGTCCGGCCCATCGCTGAAGTGAAGTTGCTGCCCAACCGGATTGTTGTTCCAAGCCCAACCCGGCTGGCCCTGATCCTGATTGCCTCCATCACGGGCCTGCTTGCCATCTGGCCGGTGCTGACGCTGGTGAAGGAGGCCCTGACGTCCTTGAACAGCGGCTTCAGCGATCTTGGCCCCGATGGCATACGACAGATCGTTGGCACCATCCAGCTGCTGCTCGGCACAGCAACGCTGGGCACCGTGCTCGGGACAGCCAATGGTTGGTTGCTGTGCAACTGCCGTTTTCCCGGTCGGTCATGGCTGCGCATTGCCCAGCTGATTCCCCTGGCAACACCGGCCTATCTCCTCTCGGCGATCCTCGTCGATCTGGGCAGTCGCAACAGCTGGACCATTCACGGCATGGGGTGGGGCATCGCTGTGATGGCCCTGACGACCTACCCCTATGTGTTCCTGCTGAGCACGGAAAGTTTCTCCGTCAGCGGTCAGAGTCAGCTGGAGGCATGTCGCGGCCTGGGGGTCGGTCCCTGGTCAGCCTTCCGGCGTGTGGCCTTACCCATTGCACTTCCCGCGATCGGAGCTGGCGTGGCTCTCATGGGAATGGAAGTGGTCAATGAGCTGGGTGCCGTTCAGCTTCTTGGCATACCGAGTCTCTCCGCAGGCATCCTGGAAACCTGGCAGTCCAACGGAGATCCTGCAGGGGCCATCAGCTTGGCGTTGATCACGCTGGTGATCGTGTTGACGTTGGTGATGTGTGAACGCAGCCTGCGCAGGCGCAGTCGACGCTGGAGCGATGGCGTGGCCGGCGGGGACGCAACCGCTTGGCACCTGCATGGATTCCGTGCTGGGGCAGCGCAACTGCTCGCCGTCATCCCTCCGGTCGTGAGCCTGGGGACCCCACTGGTGTGGGCCGCCAGCAACTTGGATCAGCTCCGAACTAGCTGGAACGACGATCTGATCAGCCTGAGCGGCCGCAGTCTTTTGCTGGCCCTTGTTGCTGCCGTTTTGGCGGTAACGGCAGCGCTGGTGCTGGCCATCGCCAAACGCTGGTCCAGCGCCCCATGGCTGAAAAGCCTCACCTTCCTGGCCGGAACGGGCTACGCCATCCCTGGCACCGTCCTGGCTCTGGCCTTGTTGCTCACCGGCGCCCCATGGCAAATCGCCCCCTTGCTCCTGCTGCTGTGGGGCTACAGCGATCGATTCCTGGCGGTGGCGAAAGGGGGTCTGGACGCAGCCCTGGAGCGAATCAGCCCGAGCCTCGATGAGGCCGCTACGGGGATGGGGTCACCTTGGCAGCGCGTGCTTCAACGCGTGCATCTGCCCCTCTTGCGCGGACCGATCACCGTCGGGCTGCTGCTGGTGTTTGTGGACACGGTGAAAGAGCTTCCCCTCACCTTCGCTCTGCGGCCTTTCGACTTCGACACGCTCTCGGTTCGGGTGTTCCAGTACGCCGGCGATGAACGGTTGGCCGAAGCGATGTTGCCGGCCCTGATGATCCTCGTCCTCGGGCTGATCGCCGCTATGGCCTTGGTGCCGACGCTGGATCACGCCTCGACACGCGAGGGCCCGTCATCCCCGCAGCAACCGCTCTGAGGCATTGCGCTGAAGCAACCCGGCACGGGTGTTGAGACGGAGAGGGAGTGTTGACCAGGAGAGCGGCCGTCCTGAAGACACGGCGTAGGTGGTCTCCCGGAGGGTGCCCCTGCCCCCATCGATCTCCAACAAGGTGAAGGTCTGCTGGGCTGGCGCTCCACCATCCAGCAGGCGCCGGGGGCCACTGCCCAAGGCGCCGAGCTGGATCAGATCGAGCTGGCCGCGACGGCTGGAGAACCAGGCGTGGTGATGACCACTGATGTAGGCCTGCACGCCGGCGGCGTCCATCAAAGCCTGAAGCGCACGTCCCCGCTCCAACACCTCGCCGGGGCGATCCTTGCCCAGACCAATCCCAGCCAGGGGGAGATGACCCACCACAAACCGAGCACGAGCCCTTTGTGCCTGGGTGCTGGCCAACTGCTGTTGTGCCCAGACCAGCTGATCCTCAGGAACACGGGCTGAGCTGGCATCCCAGACCAGCCAGAAGATCCCGTTCTGCAGCACCGAGTAGCGAAACGGGAACTGTGAGGCATCCACAAACGCCAATCCCATCCGTGAACGGATCGGGGTCCAGAACCGACGCACAGCGGCACGATCCGCGGGGAACCCCGGTGAACCGTCATGGTTCCCAATCGCTGGCAGCAATGGAACGTTCGCCGCCTGAAGCCGCTGCAGAACGGACGATTCAAAGCCGCGCCACATGGCATCCAGCTGCTGGCCGCTGAGGCCTCGCATCTGACCCGCGACCATGTCGCCAGCACACACCACCAGATCCGGCTGCAGGCCAATGAGCTGATCCAGCCCCTGATCAACGGCAGGGATGTAGCGGGTGGAGCCATAGCTGCTGTTGAGATCGCTGATCAGGCCAACCCGTTGAACAACTCCCCTGGCGGCGCTCAAGGGCAGGGCCGCTGCAGTGAAGCCGGTGCCAAGCACCACCTGCAGCATCCGGCGACGACTCAGCAACACAACAGAACAGGGGTCAGCATTGGCATTTCAAACGTTGGCCCAGCATCCGATCAGCCACCAGTGCCCCGCTGGCAACAACATCGGCCAGAGTGGAGAGGAGTCGGTAGCTGAGAACCACCGCGAGCAGCTGCGCCTCTGGCACGGCAGCACCCAAACGCAGCAGCAGGATGGCCTCAAACACCCCGAGTCCCCCGGGCGCACCAGGCACCACCAGCCCAACGGCGTAGGCCAGTCCAAAGGCCGCAAGCCAGGTGAATGGTGCCGGACTTTGAATACCGAAGGCCTGCACGCTGCACCAGAACCCGGCAAAGCGGCAGAGCACAAACAGCAGCTGAAGGCTGAGGGGCCGCCAGGGATAGCCGCCTCGGCCGCTTCCCTCATGTTCCATGGGCCCACTGCACACTGACTGCAATTGCGCCGCCTTGGAACGCTCCAGTCGACGCAGAAGGGGCTCGCGCCAGCGGGGAATCATCAACAGCGCGGGGAATGGTGCCAGCAGAGCAAGGCCCTGCTGCCATCCACCAGCAACCACAACGAGAACGGAAGCCGCCACGATCAGGAGTGGATCGAGGATCACCCCGGCCAGGGCAGGGCCGCCGCCAATCACTGGACGCAGCACCCGGACCCGCTCCACCAGATGCCAGATCCCACCCGGCAGGTACTTGAGCAGGTTGCTGCGCACAAACAGCGGCACCACGGCGAGGCCCTGGGGAGGGTGTTTCAACCAAACGAGCAGATCCCTCCAGGCCACGCCATTGATCAGGATGCTGAGCCAGGTGAGGCCCAGCCCCAGCACCAGCCACCACCAACCGTTGGCCACCAAGCTCAGCTGGCGAAGTTGACCCGCATGCTGGGCCAGGGCCACAGCGATGAAGATCAGGCTGGCCAGCGTGATCCAGAGCTTGGGTTGACGGAGAACCTTGCCCATCAGGCCCAATCTTCCGTGCTGACGAACGGTGCAACGGCCACAGCAGCCCGCAACTCATCGAGGGCACACCCGGCGCTGGCCTGAAGGGCTTCAAGGGCATCCGCCTCAGCTTTGACCGTGCAACGGCCATCGGGGCGACGCACCTGTTTGGCGGCGACGGGGCCCCAAGGGGTTTCGAGCACACCCTGCCGCCTCGGTAACACCCAGCGTCCCTGGCGCCGCTCCCGCAGGCCGATGCTGCTGCCAGCACTGAGCCAGAGGCTGCGGATCCGATCGGCATCCCCATCCCGCACCAGCGCCGTCACCAACTGGCCACTGCGTCCCTTTTTCATCAGCAACGGCTGCGCCGCCACATCGATCGCTCCTGCATCACGCAAGCGATTGGTCAAGACCGCAACCTCCTCAGGAGTGGCGTCATCAATCCAGGCTTCCTGCACGATCAACGACTCCCAACGGGGACCTTCCTCCGCATTCGCCGCTGGAGTGTGCAGCACAAGACGCACCAGGTTGGGGCGATCAAGTTGGCGATGGCCGAGGCCAACACCAACCTTTTCAGCCACCAACCGTTCAGGAGCAACAAACTGATCCGCCAGCACCGACACCAACGCAAGCCCCGTGGGCGTCACCAACTCTCCCTTGGGCAGATCTCCGCCCTGCAGCAGAGGAATGCGGTGACATCGCGCCAGTTCCAGCACGGCAGGAACGGGCACGGGCAACAGGCCGTGGGCGGTCTCCACAGTTCCGCTCCCCGCAGGCAACGGGGAACAGACGATCCTGGCTGGATTGAGATCATCCATCGCCGCACAGACGCCCACCACATCCACAAGGGCATCGATGGCCCCGACCTCATGGAAGTGAACGGCCTCCACTGGAGTTCCATGCACTGTGGCTTCGGCTTCCGCCAGACGGGTGAACACGGCGAGCACCCGTTGCTTCAGCGATGGTGCTAGGGCAGCTGCATTGATCTGATCACGGATCCCCGACCAGTGGCGGTGGGGCGGCTGATCCTCAAGGCCCCGCACATCAACGCGGACCCCCCGGAGACCGCCGCTGCGCGCCTCCTGCTGGCTGATGCGATAGCGCCCTGCCAAACCAAGGGCCGCCAGAGGCGACTCCACCACGGCCGGGTCCACGCCCAGATCCAACAGGGCCGCCAGGAGCATGTCCCCTGCCAACCCCGTTGGTGCATCAATCCAAAGAGCAGTCATCGGCCCAGACGCGGGGCCGCCTCCAACAGAACACCGGCCTGCTGGTCAAGCGCCTCACGCTGCTGACGCAACTGCTGTTCAATCTCCCGGCGGGCGCGACGCTGCTCCCGTTGAGCCGTGGCCACGTCATGGCCCGACAGTCCCCACAGCCGTCCCAGCAAGGCACGGTCATCGGCCCCACCACGGGCCTTGCCGAAGACCACGGTTTCAGCGGCGATGCCCGCTTGAAGCACCCGGCTCCAACGGCGTAGATCCTCAAGGGGCATGCGAACGCTGTCCGGCACAGCGAACTGCGTGGCACCGCTGCTGCGTAGGCCTGCACGCACACAGGCCAGGGTGCCGACAAGCACCTGCTGAACAGGAAGTTGCTCCTCTTCCGCGATCAGAACATGACCCGCCTCATGCACCGCAATCCGACGCAAACGCTCCTGCCCACCGGGCAAAGCTTCGGCAAGGATGTGCCCGCCCATGCCTTCCCAGGTGGCGGCATCAACACTGAGGGTGACCAGGGCACCCCCGACTGCCACCACGATCCAGGCGGCGGACAGACCCAGGGCAGGACCAAAGGCGCCGAGGGCAGTGATGCCGGCAACCGCGACGCCAGCCCGTAGTGCCCCCGTGGAGCCCTGCCCCCCCTCGGCCATCAGCTGCGAGCGCGGGAGGTGGCACGGCCGCGGCCTCCCTTGGACTTGCCACCGCGCGTCGGCATGGGAGCCATCACTTCGTGCTGTTCGAGGTGCAGTTCCTGGCCCTGGCGGCGCAGGTCGAGGCTGACGAAGTGACGCAGGTGTTCCAGGGGAAGCTCGCCCTTGATCTGGAGCTTGAAAGGAAGCGGACGGTGGCCGTCGGCACGGGCCTGCTGCCGCACCTTCACCACCATTTCACCGGTTTCAGGCTTGGTGAAGATCAACTCGCCTCGAACAGAGAAGTAATCGTCTCCCTCTGGCAAGGTGTCGGAGGCATCGGCCTGATCCGGAGCCAGGGTGCTGGGTTCCCAGACCCCTGCGATCTGAAGGTGCAGATGATCGCTTTCACGACTTCTGGGATACACGACCCAGAGGTGGGGTTGATCCAGGGGCAGGTGCCGTCTGATCAGCGTGAGCACACGACCCAGCACAACGGTTTCCAGGGGGACCCCCTGGTCATCAGTCAACGTGCCGCGAGTGAGTTGCTCGGGATCGGTTGGAGCGTATGTGCCCCGCACAAGACCAATGGCCCGGTACTGCAACGGCTCGGTGACCGGGGGAATCGGATGGGCGCGCATTGATGGATGCAGATCCGGGCGGAGTAAAAGCCCTTGTGAAGACTGTAGCCAGCCCACCGCAATCCCCTCAGACTGAAAGTGCTGATTCGAGATCGGATGCAGAGCCCGCATCGGATTCTGTTGCTGCTGGCCTCGATGGTTGGGGCTGCACTGGTCGGTTGGATTGGCGCTGCCTCCATGGCCCCGGAAACCCGTGCGGGAGCAAGCAGTCAGATTGAAGATCAGCAGGTCGAAACGCTGATGGAGCAACTCGAGGGGAATGAGGTCCGCAACAATGCAAAACGGCTTCTGCTCTTGGAACGTCTCATTGCTCTGGAACGCCTGAAAGAGGCCGAAGCGATCCTGGAACCGTGGCTCTCAGCACAATCCACACCGCGCGAACTGACACTGTTCAAAGCAGAGCTGCAACGCCGCAATGGTCAGCCTGACGCGGCCCGGCGCAGCCTCAAACAACTGATGCGCCTGCATCCAGATGACCCACAGATTTTGCAGCTGCTGGTGTTTCTGGATCAACAGCAAGGCCGTCAAGCCCAGGCGATGGCCGAGCTCAACACCCGTTTCCAAGGCTTGAAGCCGGGCCAGCGTCTGCAGATCGGCCTGCTTCTGGCCGATCTGCACCGTCAAAGGGGAGCCCATTCAGCAGCAGCCCATCTGTACCGCCAACTGGCTGACGAAGCACCAACCGACGCAAGGCCCTTGCTGGCTTTAGCCCTGCTGCTGCAGGAGCAAGGCCGTAACGACGATCTTCAGGCTTCCTTGAAGCAAGCGCGGCAACGGCGTGATGCCTCTGGGCGAATCAATCCTTTGATTGATGTGATGGCCGGCCAACTTGGATTGGACTCCGCACGCCAACCCCCATCCCCATCTGACCAACCCCCAGCTAGGGAGATTCAGGCGGGTTCTGATAGGCCTTGAGCGCCGCATCTATGGCATCGGAGGGCGGAGTGGCGTCATCCATGGCCGTCGACCTTCTGATCCTGTTCAACAGATCCATGGGATTGGACGCATCAAGGATCGAGCCGCTGTCGTTGGTGTTTCCGTAGAAATCTCGTTCTTCGCGGTTCTGATAAGGGGCTTCCACCTGGGCCCATGCGCCACGCGAGCCAGCTGTCGCTATCAACCCAAATAGGACCAGCTGCGCGACAGCCACAAGACGGCGGGACATCGGCTCAGCTCATATTGAACTGATGCTAAGGGTCTCTGAGCCCACCGGATCAACCGTGCAGATCACCACCTGGAAC
It contains:
- a CDS encoding iron ABC transporter permease codes for the protein MIEAGVRFARPESDPHRFSPDSFHGNVATPCRGNGVRPIAEVKLLPNRIVVPSPTRLALILIASITGLLAIWPVLTLVKEALTSLNSGFSDLGPDGIRQIVGTIQLLLGTATLGTVLGTANGWLLCNCRFPGRSWLRIAQLIPLATPAYLLSAILVDLGSRNSWTIHGMGWGIAVMALTTYPYVFLLSTESFSVSGQSQLEACRGLGVGPWSAFRRVALPIALPAIGAGVALMGMEVVNELGAVQLLGIPSLSAGILETWQSNGDPAGAISLALITLVIVLTLVMCERSLRRRSRRWSDGVAGGDATAWHLHGFRAGAAQLLAVIPPVVSLGTPLVWAASNLDQLRTSWNDDLISLSGRSLLLALVAAVLAVTAALVLAIAKRWSSAPWLKSLTFLAGTGYAIPGTVLALALLLTGAPWQIAPLLLLLWGYSDRFLAVAKGGLDAALERISPSLDEAATGMGSPWQRVLQRVHLPLLRGPITVGLLLVFVDTVKELPLTFALRPFDFDTLSVRVFQYAGDERLAEAMLPALMILVLGLIAAMALVPTLDHASTREGPSSPQQPL
- a CDS encoding metallophosphoesterase; protein product: MLLSRRRMLQVVLGTGFTAAALPLSAARGVVQRVGLISDLNSSYGSTRYIPAVDQGLDQLIGLQPDLVVCAGDMVAGQMRGLSGQQLDAMWRGFESSVLQRLQAANVPLLPAIGNHDGSPGFPADRAAVRRFWTPIRSRMGLAFVDASQFPFRYSVLQNGIFWLVWDASSARVPEDQLVWAQQQLASTQAQRARARFVVGHLPLAGIGLGKDRPGEVLERGRALQALMDAAGVQAYISGHHHAWFSSRRGQLDLIQLGALGSGPRRLLDGGAPAQQTFTLLEIDGGRGTLRETTYAVSSGRPLSWSTLPLRLNTRAGLLQRNASERLLRG
- the larC gene encoding nickel pincer cofactor biosynthesis protein LarC produces the protein MTALWIDAPTGLAGDMLLAALLDLGVDPAVVESPLAALGLAGRYRISQQEARSGGLRGVRVDVRGLEDQPPHRHWSGIRDQINAAALAPSLKQRVLAVFTRLAEAEATVHGTPVEAVHFHEVGAIDALVDVVGVCAAMDDLNPARIVCSPLPAGSGTVETAHGLLPVPVPAVLELARCHRIPLLQGGDLPKGELVTPTGLALVSVLADQFVAPERLVAEKVGVGLGHRQLDRPNLVRLVLHTPAANAEEGPRWESLIVQEAWIDDATPEEVAVLTNRLRDAGAIDVAAQPLLMKKGRSGQLVTALVRDGDADRIRSLWLSAGSSIGLRERRQGRWVLPRRQGVLETPWGPVAAKQVRRPDGRCTVKAEADALEALQASAGCALDELRAAVAVAPFVSTEDWA
- a CDS encoding lipopolysaccharide assembly protein LapB encodes the protein MQSPHRILLLLASMVGAALVGWIGAASMAPETRAGASSQIEDQQVETLMEQLEGNEVRNNAKRLLLLERLIALERLKEAEAILEPWLSAQSTPRELTLFKAELQRRNGQPDAARRSLKQLMRLHPDDPQILQLLVFLDQQQGRQAQAMAELNTRFQGLKPGQRLQIGLLLADLHRQRGAHSAAAHLYRQLADEAPTDARPLLALALLLQEQGRNDDLQASLKQARQRRDASGRINPLIDVMAGQLGLDSARQPPSPSDQPPAREIQAGSDRP
- a CDS encoding lysylphosphatidylglycerol synthase domain-containing protein translates to MGKVLRQPKLWITLASLIFIAVALAQHAGQLRQLSLVANGWWWLVLGLGLTWLSILINGVAWRDLLVWLKHPPQGLAVVPLFVRSNLLKYLPGGIWHLVERVRVLRPVIGGGPALAGVILDPLLIVAASVLVVVAGGWQQGLALLAPFPALLMIPRWREPLLRRLERSKAAQLQSVCSGPMEHEGSGRGGYPWRPLSLQLLFVLCRFAGFWCSVQAFGIQSPAPFTWLAAFGLAYAVGLVVPGAPGGLGVFEAILLLRLGAAVPEAQLLAVVLSYRLLSTLADVVASGALVADRMLGQRLKCQC